aaacactgactttaattttcttagcgaaatataaataaatgagaagtGGCTCAAGATGCACAGGATTGTAGACAGGAAGAACTAAAAAAGGGCTAAATTTAGCTgttcaaaaacacaataaatcacACAATGATGAAAAGGTAATGAAATATATCAGATAAACAACGATTTTATCTCACGGAGCTttaacagcagagcaggcaaCGAATtgaaaatattcagtttaacaCTGCGCTGTATTCAATACTGAATACATTAAGTATGACACTGCTGTCTGTTTTGTTGAGCCGTTGCTCCCTTTTCAAGCTGCTGTGTTGTTCCTAGCCTTGGGCTTGCTATATTAAACAGAACTGTCACCAAGTTAATACCGCCACATGTTTTTCAGCAACCCATGAATAATACAAAGGATCTGATTGTTTGAATAGCACATATAAACTCGCTCAGCATCTTGCACTCGTGTCAAATAGTGTCCAGACAATCTGAGAGGTTTCGAGCTCAACAGGCCACCGTGGTGATGAAAAGTCGCAGGACTCATGTGTTTGGGTAGGTATCTACTTTGTATGTATGCCTGTATAGAGGTTTGGTTTACCATAGTATTACCCcttttctcattgtttttaatgaaaatgactTCAGAGAGGATGTGTACTCACCAGTGGAGCATCATTGCTCTGTTTCATTCTGTGGAAATAGTTAATAATCAAGAAAGGATTCATCCAGCTCGGCTTTTCCAtgacagctgcagcagagtgtCACAGGTCCACTGAGAGGCCATTAGCATTGTACCTGCCTTACCTGCGGTGGTTTCTATAGAAACACATATGAGGGTAGAGGGTGTTTTTGCACTCACCTTTGAGCCTCGGTAAACAACAGGAAGTTCCCTGGCGGCTCAGCTGCAATTGAGTCCACTCAGCCAGTCACAGCAGTGCCCCTGAGCCTGTTGGAGATATGAAATGATCAGATGCTGGCAGAAGGACATTTGACTTTCAGATAGAGAAGAGCTTGTTAGGTGGATATACTGTACAACTGGGCTGGGAGGTGGCTCAGATAGGAGTGGGCATGTGGTTGAACACAGATTCTCCCCGGAGGTCATCCAGCGTCCCCATTAACATTAACCTGCACGGTGCTCGCAGGCGGCAGACACGGTAAGAGCCGGCAATTGACTGGGCAAGGCAGTGGCACTGCTTGGAGTTCATTATGAAGGAAAAGCACTGCTGAATTTAAACAGAGCTTCACATTATACACACTATAGGTGCCCACTGGGTATGTATAAAAAACGGTTTGCAGTGACATGAATCAGTCCACACTGCATTCCACTGATTATACATATGATTACTACTATAAACCTGTAAACATGTATATCTTATGTGGCTAAAGTTAAAAAGTTAATACCCTAATGATGTCACAAGGTCAATACTTAAAAGGTGTAGTGAGtggatttgattttgtttgtattatgtaagtgcacaaaaatgtaaacacacacatgtgagCATGTGACAGGACACAAAACCAGCCAGTTTCATGATATCCTGCTGTTCCATTAATCGTGGTGGCAAACGAATGTATTAATATACAACTGCAGAGAAGCAGAAGACTTGTAATAGGTATGCACTGTTGTATATGATGTGTGACTCAAGACCATAGAAAAACTTACTCAACATGCACGCATGTTGGAGACTACAAGAAACAGCACAGAGCATCTTCAACTGTTTGGCTATTAGACTAATGACACATCAGAAATGACTTGTAAACACtgaccagccactttattaggtacaccttgctagtacccgCTTCAGACTGCCTTTTTGCATTCACAACTGCCTTAATTATTCAGggtatagattcaacaaagtgctgtagaGATTTTGGCCCATATCGATATGATACCACCCActttctgcagatttgtcagctgctcatCCATGATGGAAAGGGAGATTTgcatctgagtacagtgaactcaatgtcacgttcaagaaaccagtttgagagtTTGAGGtttgaaataaaagaaagaaaatatcccACCAGTAAAAATCAAGACTCaccagaccaggcaacatttttagcctgctgttgtccaattttggtgagtctgtgtgaatcgtagcctcagtttcctgttcttagctaaaAGGACTGCCACCTGGTATGGTCTTCTGCTCCAgaccatctgcttcaaagttcaaCGTGGatttagagatgctcttctgcatatctttgtAGTGAGTTGCTGTTGTagtcaaagcagtctggccattttcctctgacatcAAAGAGGCATTGTCACTCAGAGGACTACCACTCACAGGATATTTTCTCTGTAAActgtagagatggttgtgtgggaaaatcatAGCcgatcagcaatttctgaaatattcagccaAGCCTGTCTGGAACCaacacgttcaaagtcacttaaatcacctttcttcttagATGCTCAGCTCAGCAAATCAAGCAGACCTTGTCTATCTGGCTAAATGCATTAACTTGCTGCTATGTGACTGGGTTATTCGATGTttacattaacaagcagttgaatagGTGCacttaacaaagtggccagaaaATGTAGATTAAGGGTAATATTGGTTGGACTTTATTTAACACTCCGCTAATTAAAAGGATTGCTCCATATTCGCATCTGGGGCAATCCTTTTGTTAATGGGAACAGTAGTACTGTTCTCTTAATGTATTGGTCCACCAGCTAAATAAGCTAATTGCTAAACTAATGACATTCCCATGAGCCTCGACTGCTCTTCCTGTTCACTGCTAATTAACAAGTGGTACAGTGCTGGGACAGAATAAGAAACATGGAGAAGATCATGCTTCCAAATGAACTCGCTCTTATATAACGCTTTTTTACTCTAGCTGAGcaatcaaagcactttatataacATATTTGCCCAACACCGTTGTTTTCTACTTTAAAACGctatttaacattcacactccgacggtcGCAAAAGAGAAATTCAGTATCTTGCACAAGGATACTCTGGCATGCAggcaggaattgaaccaccaaccttccgataagcaggtgacctcctctaccccctgagccacagccaccccggTGTCAATGTGAGACTGTTAGCAGTGCTGTTAGCTCAAACCACCCATGTACTTAAATACAGCCTTACAGAGCTGCTAGCATGAGTCATTTTATTTAAGTATTGATTACATGTTATTGTATTTCCTACATTTCTATCAGTTCagatacattttgtatttaagtCATGAAGAACACTATCACTTATAGTTTGAAAGAAGAAGTAACCAaacataaaatgattttaagttTGAATCACTGCTGAATTAAATCTTTACCTACCTGCATATGAACGTATGTACGTACgtatgtatgtgcgtgtgtgtgtgtgtgtgtgacacaggGACTTCGTGCCCACACCGGTGGCTCAGGACCACAGTCGGATCCGAGGAGCAGATGGGGAAGGAGGGCAGGGGGCTCGGACCCAGGTGCTAGTGTCGAGTGTTGGGGAGGACCGGGCCATCCTGCTGGGCTTCGCCATGATAGCCTTCTCTGCGCTCATGTTCTTTGTAGTCGGCCTCACCGTGATCAAACCCTTTGTTAACAGGTACACTGGGGTCTGTTGTCTCATTTCCAAACTCAGTTACTAATATATCACCACACTGAAGGCTGCAACTGAAACTTATTTTCACTGGTGACTGTGAAGGTGACATAGAGGTGCAGTGGTGAGGGACTGTCACCTCACAACAAGAAAGCTCTGGGTTCAGATCTGCTGGCTGGGACCTTCATACATGTTTGGTTGATTGGCcttgtgtgtgaatggttgtctgtctctgtgtattAGTCCTGAGATAGACCAGTGACCTGTTCAGTGTGgatcctgcctcttgccctatgagaGCTGGGATAGACTACAGCTTTccttaaaatgtatattttcccTTCTGCTAGACTTCCATAGTTGTACAGTAATCCCTGTtacttcgcggttcgcttttcgcggactcgctgtttcgcgggttttcaatcaatattagtgtaaaatatttattgcggtattttcgctgtttcgcggggttttgcggtactcgttcttcacatgcgtagtacgtgttgtacagtaatgtatatatttggtgtataagtgtgtggggagggtttataaaaacttaaaatagtgtataactactaaaataatgtgtaagtattaaaataaatatagcgtctctacttcgcggattttcacttatcgcgggtggtgctggaacgtaacacccgcgataagtgagggattactgtattagatttattaaaaacactcaCTGGCAACTGACCAAAGGCACTTAAAGCAGatgacatttttgtgttttgttttgttgcacacaattttcctgcaaaaaaaaaaaaaaaaaaaaaaaaaagcttttcacagttttactgaCATTCAGTATCAGTTGTGTTAGataatttcctgttaaaataataaagctGGTATGACAGGAATCagtgatgatgattatgattatgTAGTGTATTATGCAGGGTATTATTATtccatttttttgggggggggggggggggggggcacggtAGCACAGTGGTTAGTACTGCCGCCTCACAGCAAGCAGGTCCTGGGTTTGGAGTgtttctatgtggagtttgcatattctccccgtgtctgtttgggttctctccaggcactccagcttcctcccacagtcaaagGACATGCAGTTTGTGGGGTTagcttaattggtgattctaaattgccctatgacagctgggattggctccaaggatttttttttctcacaggtTTTTGCCATTAGTGgatcattgatcagtgtctCTGCAGAATGTTAGGCAATCATTTATATGGTTGTTACAGTTAGTGACatttaagtgtgtgtttgcatgctgtAACTTTAAGATTTCAGTCAGGCTTCTCTGAACCTTCTCTGCCGGTTGTCTTCCAGTGGCTGGGATGATGGGAAAGCCAGCTGTGTGCTGCAGAAGAGTGAGATACTGGAGGAGTGGGTGGACTGCAGAGGTGTGAGCACAGTGCCATGCCTCAAGGCGACGGTGACGGTTTACTTCAATGGCTCCTCTGAGGAGGCCGTGCTCCACTTTGATGACGAATCAGTTCTCCTTGCAACTGAGGTGTGGATTTAAGACataaaattcaatttttttagGAATTGACCTTATTGTTACATCATCAGCAAGTTTGGATCTGCTTGTAGACTACCAAGGAGGAGCACATTGGCTCTGGATCGCTAAATTTGAACTTTAGGTCTTTACCTATGTACCACCACATGTAGGACCACTTTGCTTAGTAAATCTTAACTTTACTTCTCAGGTGTTTTATTTGCCATCTAAGCAGGGACCTGGGAAAGCATGTGAGAGAGTGGTGAAGGGTGAACTAGCTGACAGGATGGAAATGCAGCAGCGCTTTTTAATGCCCGTGCCCTTGTGAATAAGCTAGTGGATATTATTAGGAGATGCTCTCACACTGCACTTCTGTTCCATTCAcagagatggcatgaagtaatTTTCAACACCAGTGCAAAAAATGGAGGCtagaatatattattttttttaaaaaaacagacaaaaaaaaggacCCTTGCAACTTGTCTCACTGATTGCAATCAGTCCTGCCAACTGTAAGGGGCGGGTCACTTGATAAAAAATTACACTTGAATCTTATCTTTTCTCTCCCAGTGTTTCTACATGCCCAAATGTCAAATGGACAGAAAAGCACTTCAAGAACAAGTACAGAAAGTGAGCAACAGCTTGGACAGCCGGCTCAGGAGAAATACCACGTGCTTCACCGATCAGATGAGGCACCCCAACCACGTCATCTTAGACAGGAAGTACACTTTGAAGAGAGTGCTGTCTGCACTGCTGTGGCCCTGTCTGCTGCTGGGTGGTGGCGCTCTGCTTGTGGGCCTTGTGAAACTGACTCAGTATCTAGCCCGTCTGTCCGCAGAGGTGTGCGCTCGGACCGCAGGGGGCAGGCTGACTTTAACACACGCGCAGGGCAAACTGTACAGACTGCTCCGTAGGTCCAGCACGCAGTCTCCTTCATGAGAGCTTAAGCTGTAATATGCCAAAAAATGCCATTCTGTAAGCCTGTAACCGTACATGAATGGTGTCAGAACTGaaaatctacattttttttttttttttgccttttattatGAAATAGTGCCTTGCTCTGTTATTAAATCAACACTGATGTCCAAATGATGATACAAAGAAGCAAAGTCTGTCTGACACAGGTAGCCCCATTTGTGCCTCCCATGTTTAATCAGGCACATATTCTATATTTGTTTAGTGTTGAGCAGGTAGTGCTCCTGCCTCTTTGGGCCAGGCACCACTTACAGGAGAGAAGCGTTGCAATGAACTCCTCATAATCCACACATGGATTTATCCAGTTTGAGCTTCAGATCACTGACTAATACTTTGTAATGGTTTCCAGCTAGCTAGTTGGCTAATAAGCCAAGCTTCACCTGGTTAATTAGAAATGGTTAGTTGCAGGCAGATCGGTGGAATCTGTCACAGTTTGATGAGAGTTTCTATTGGCCCAAAGACAACATGCGAGGGAGTACTGGACATCTTGGACTGCACTTGAatggctttgcatgattcatggTGAAAAATAAGCCTTATCTTACAGtaatgtgtaaaagtcttgCACCACTCCTCGtttcttaatatttttgtttccaaggagaCATACTTTTTTGTAGCTTttcaaagtggtcttgagcagtaattctccaggctttctcaaggtctttcaaagtttttctattgtttttatttatttattttttaaccacataacactgatctatgaatcattcaagcataaaaaaagcacctcactcaagggatgaaccagtgttgtgtctaaaCATAACAACTcagcaaagaaacaattttaaattgtatctttctgcactttgttactagcagcctgtcaaaaaaaaacacatcatttgttcctgtttctttagttaaatctatgaaaaatgccaaagataacacagtttgacaggcataaaagagtatttttgcaccaacaaggtgatacCCAAAatgctattagctgaaaacccgGCATATCTCAGTGtgttgtgcagtgtgtccttaaaaaagcACTATCTACAGCACATGAATAGTATCTGAAAATCATATCCTTAAGAAACGggggaaaaaatccagaaaatacCTAAAACAGGacttgagagatgcatctggcccttcagttgatccatctactgttcactgaaacctcatcTGAAATGGTCTCAGTAGAAGCGTGGCTGTCAAGCAGCCATTTTCAAGgaggggaaacagggagaaaaggctgaggtttgccaattacacaagaactggactgaaaatcagtgggaaCAGGTCTTAAAATTCTGGTTCAAATCACTGTCAGTCTgtgtggaggaggtcaggagagaggtacaacactgagtgtctacagccatctgtaaagcacGCTTGGAGGATCTTGTCGTGgtttgtggctgcatttcagccaatgaTGGAATTGATCAGcgtgacagtgatcccaaaaacacacactgccaatgcagtaaaaggaaACCTGGATAGCAAAACACAGTGTGACActatggattggcctccccagagcccggacctcaacattacagaagtagtgtgggatcattttcaTAGAAAATGGAACAAAGAAGAGCCTTGAATGtcctcaagaagcctggagaactatttctgaagactgctgaaagaaatgagaagaaagctgcctcagagaggtcagactgtgctgaaCAATAAAGcaggtcacaccaaatattctACTTTACTTTCAAGCTCTTTAGGgctgtacaaactgtttttgccttatttgcTACATTTCATGtgtatttgcatttttcaatcaactgcagcacattttcccccattttccaagtaacatattaaaaaaaaaaaaaaaaaacagaggggtgattcaagacttttgcacaacccAGTATCAAATACTCCAATGTAACTGAAAGATAATtcatttaatgtaaaataatgcAGATGAGTCATCTAACAAGTGTGCCATACTGCACAGACCCTCCTCTTAAGtcttttttgtagttttctATGTAAAACCTGATAATTCTCCTCTTTGCGGCTTTGACTCGCACATAAACAAGTAAAGAAACTGCCAAATCTCAGATTCATGAggagaaatgtttttattcaacaGCACAATAAATGAATGCATACAGACACGGTGATATGAGGATGATTAAAAACATGAGGAGTTTCTATGACATATACATAGGTGGAAAGATAACTAGCATGGGTCTGGatctttttaaaacatgcagGGTAGTTCCTTTGGACTCATTGTGCTTAGAGACTTCCACTTAAGGCAAAATGCCTCCACTTGATGTGAAAACGGTACTCCGACCACAGCATCAAGTCCTTGTCCTTCAGTCACATCCTTTCGATGGCAAGAGGCTGTTTACTGGATTTTGCATGAGGATGGTGCATGTTACACGTgactcctcttttttttttttttttttttttttggttagccGTTACATACGagattgttttcatttaaaaaatacaaaaatatattacCTCTGTAGTTATTCAAGGAAAACATTTGCACATGGTTGTATCAGTATCTGTTAACTTCACTGTGACTTTGTTGTACCTCAGACAAGTAACAAGGTCATTTCTATACATGAACTTCAAGTAAACAACATCAggtcaaaaaagaagaaaaaaggtagATACTCATGCATAATGCAGTGTGAGAAAGAACAGTACAAAGGGAAAGACCATGGTTTATATAGTTCTTCTATAAAGTATATGGGAGGGTTAGTTCTGTCAGTTCGGGTCCGGCCCACTGCTCCGTATCCTGTACAGAAGCGCGTGCATGTCAGTCGTCACGGTTTCCTGAGCCGTTTTAAGTCCTCACTCAAACTTCGCTTTCAGACAGACTTAAAGTCTCCAGGAAACCACCCTGTTAGGCATCACTTTAGTAAAGCTACAACACTTATGGACGTCTCGCGTGCGAGTCTGTGCGGCACTAACACCTGCCACGCTTCCACGCACAGTACAACAATCACAGATAAGAGTAAGGAAGAAGACACTTGGGAGGTTTCAAAAATAGAACTTCGGTTACTTTTCTTTAGCTGGATGTCAGGATCTGGCAAGTTTAATGAGAGAGTCTGATTGAGAACAAGGacacaagccaaaaaaaaatatatatatatataaatttcagatttttttcagtttctcaaGAACGAGTTCTTGCTGGGAAGAAGTAGACGATACTGTTACATGGCAGCATTGTgcgttttttttccttcctctatGCACCATCTGTACAAAGTCCACTGACAGTTCTCTGTGTTAGcacgctggggggggggggatgcacTTCTCTCTCTGCCCGACATCTGTGTACAGTACATGTTAGGATCACAACTTGCATAGTGTAACTGCACAGCACAAAAAATGAACACTGCACATCCTTCATTTCCCCCGTGTGTGTTTCCCGCCCTGTCTcagctgaataataataaacaaccaaacaggaaaaaaacagggaTGCACTGACATAATGATCAGTATTGAGCCTGTTAACCGATATCTGCCTAACAATTATTGATATTTATGTGTTGTGTAACATTGATTTTGTGCTGGCTAAATGTTCAGCGATAGTGTGATGATGAGCTGAAAGACTGGTTTATAACCAATTTATAGACATAATATTTTAGAGTAAGAATTTCTTTGTTTATCTGGAACAAATGggggcagtaaaaaaaaaaaaaaaaaatgcttttagcatCAGTTAGTGGCCAAATTCATATTTTGGTGCATTCTGCCCtcgaaaaaaaaaccccacaaacagCTGGTTATCAGAAAGGTTTTTGCGGGTCCACATGCACTGGGTAGACGCCTCTACATGTGACAAAGAATAATACTGATAgaccaaacaaaagcaaatactGCAGACATCAGTGCTAAGAGTACACACAAGACTTGGAATAAGTAGTGACTATTTTTGTTTGACTAGTGGAGTTATACATGTAGTACTTTGGCTCAGTAGAGAATCGATTCAAAAAAGGAATATGTGCACCAAATGCATACAAGTATATAGATATACTGCTTTACAAAAAGTCAGTTATATGACGTGAGGAGAGTTGCACACTTAGCGCACGTCATTGGTAGATTACAAACAGGTCATCATTGCAGTTTCTTCAAATAGTGTTAAATGCTTAGCTGaggtttttccaaaaaaaaacaaaaaccctcctCTGTCACTGCGATACTTTGAGGTTTGTTCACCGTTTATATAACTGCAATGGAAAATAATCTTTTTCAGAGTACCTGCCAGCTCTACACCCTTTAATGTTCTCTGAGCTGCCCGGCTGCATGTGCCAATAACCCCATCCTCACCCCTGCGACCCCAGTCTTCATCAGTTCAAAAATAGGTAGTAGAAATGATTCAGTTTCAATCTCTCTTTACAAAAAGCTAGCTGTGCTCATAGTATATCACTTCATGAAGTTCTTCTCTTCATGCTGATGGTTGTAGATGCtttgaaaggaataaaaaagataaaaatttaaCCTCTCTGTAGTTGGGTCATATAAAGGCCAACGGCTGTCAAGGTCCGTTACACTAGTTGAGTTCCTATGAAGGAGACGGATGAAATGTGACGCCACCTTCTTAAGTTCATAATGCTGGAAGAGAAATTTCAGACACCTGTAGGAACAGGTAGATTTAGGCATTTTGTCCCTGAAGTGGCTTCTGCTGAGCATACTCATTTTGGGTTATGCAGATAAAGTTTGACAGTCACGCACTGGCAGAAATATTCACCAGGCCTTAGTGTATTAGGGGAAACAACTTGCTTATTTCTTACTACTCTTATGGTTCTTAGTGTGCTGCTGTTGCCAGGACTCTTTCCTCAGTTCATGGCATGCTGGCGAATTGTGTGGAAGATCCAATCCATCTTTGTAGTCCAGCCGCCGTGGTGGGCGTCGTTCATCTGCTTCATGAAGTAGTCGAGGGCCTCCTGCTCCGACTTGTCCAGGGCCAGGGTCTTCCTGATGTAAGCGATGTCGTCGAATGACTGCAGCTCAGGCATTCCCGAGCCCAGCATCATGGAGAAGAGGTTGATGAAGAGGTTGGCGTGCTGCCGGATTGCCAGGTACGCCTTGTAACACATCTCCTGGAACCTGACGAGGGACACGGGACAAGCGGGGTCAAATTCTGCTTAACAACCTCAGTGTGAAACCGTACAAGACTGCTGCAATTTACACCAAATAAATAATCAGCTTTCACCTCTATGTTTGAAGTGCAAGACCTCAATAGGAAGCTATGCACACTGTGTTTGGTCATGTCCAAAAATTCCTTCCTACTAGAAAGATTTTTCAGGACATGGAAAGGATACTGGGAGTGTCTTTGAAAAAGGAccctttatttctgcttttatgacATCCAAGTTGGGACAATATTACTGGTGCCAGCTGAGCCAGCTGAGCTAGACTTTACAATATCCTTGCATATGCTGcaaggaaaaacatttttatattttggatAAATGACAAACCTCACACTAAAACAGCCTGGCACAAAATTCCTAGAGAATGCCTTCTTCTGGAATATTTGCTTGCTTCATTcctcaagggaacagtttaggaGAATTTGGgctctgtgtctttgtttcccAAACTCTTCAGATTGTCTGATGTTTCTTTTGTCTCTGCTACAAGCTTGTGCTGTTTTAGATTAACCTACTCTATTTCTCTCCTGACACcttcatatttgtatttttatacagAGCAGGTGTTGCGTTGTTGTGCTGAGCCATTTATTAtaacaaaaaatgtaacaagAAAATTCAATAAATTGAGAGGGGGAAATAAATTCTGCCAAAAACACCTCATCCAGCCCATTTGTGCACTTCACTGTGTATGCATTGCTGTCATTACCTTTCAAACTCCCTCGTTTTGGTGCACTCTTGTGTTCCTTTGCTAATAACAATCAAAAAGTCCTGCGTGAGCACAAAGGGTACACGTTCTCTCTTGTACCCaaacttcttctttttgtggTCAAGGAAGTGGCCAAAGTCTATGTGGAACAGctgtgaacacacagaatgtGATGCAGTGACttataaagggaaaaaaaaagcaaaagtatACAGATGAAGTTTAACACACTTAGAGGGTCAGC
This portion of the Archocentrus centrarchus isolate MPI-CPG fArcCen1 chromosome 17, fArcCen1, whole genome shotgun sequence genome encodes:
- the kcnmb3 gene encoding LOW QUALITY PROTEIN: calcium-activated potassium channel subunit beta-3 (The sequence of the model RefSeq protein was modified relative to this genomic sequence to represent the inferred CDS: substituted 1 base at 1 genomic stop codon): MWLNTDSPRRSSSVPININLHGARRRQTRXEDFVPTPVAQDHSRIRGADGEGGQGARTQVLVSSVGEDRAILLGFAMIAFSALMFFVVGLTVIKPFVNSGWDDGKASCVLQKSEILEEWVDCRGVSTVPCLKATVTVYFNGSSEEAVLHFDDESVLLATECFYMPKCQMDRKALQEQVQKVSNSLDSRLRRNTTCFTDQMRHPNHVILDRKYTLKRVLSALLWPCLLLGGGALLVGLVKLTQYLARLSAEVCARTAGGRLTLTHAQGKLYRLLRRSSTQSPS